The genomic stretch ACCCTGGTGAAGAACTGTGTGGTCCTTGTAGACAGCACTCCTTTCAGACAGTGGTATGAGTCTCACTACGCCATCCCTCTCGGAAGGAAGAAGGGTGCCAAGCTGGTAAGTTTAGGGATTGAGTTAAATTTGAGATGAGGTGCttttatttgtctttctttGATGATAACTTTGTCCAGTTCTGCTACTGAATAAAAGTGATGCAGTTTAAGACTCTGAGGGAGACTTGCTTAAAAGTCAAGTTTACTTTAACAAACTATCCACACAAACACTTAGCATAATTGCAATTTGTTAACCCAGACCCCTGAGGAAGAAGAGATTCTGAACAAGAAGAGGTCCAAGAAGGTCCAAAAGAAATTTGATGTGCGCAGAAAGACCAGCAAGATCAGCACACTATTGGAGGAGCAGTTCCAGCAGGGAAAACTGCTTGGTAAGTCTTGATACAAGATCTTAATGATATTATTGTGtaatgatgaaaattttaaccaGTTCTGCTACTGAGACCACAGTGCTGATTTATACCATTTCTGATACACACACAGATGTTACCAGCactaacatttgtttcatattaaatgtttaataatttcCCTTTGTTTTTCTCCAGCTTGCATTGCCTCCAGACCGGGACAGTGTGGTAGGGCTGATGGCTACGTCCTCGAAGGCAAAGAACTTGAGTTCTATTTGAGGAAAATTAAGGCCAAGAAAGGCAAATAAATGTACAGCTCTCTTTGATATGACCATTAAAGAAAATGCCCCAATTTGGCATGTTGCACTTGtcctttttttttatatgatgaAAGTCTTTGAAGAAAACTTGATTAAAAAGTGGCATGTAAAATAAGCGGGGTTGTACTTCACATTGTGCTGGATAATCGTTTAAAATAAATGGAGGACTGAGAAAGTTAAGCAGAATGTTTAGTGCTGCATTAACTGGTTATAACCTCCTAAAAAAATTACAGGCTTTGTGGTACATTGTGTTTTCATTATCAGTGTTAC from Paramisgurnus dabryanus chromosome 6, PD_genome_1.1, whole genome shotgun sequence encodes the following:
- the LOC135766866 gene encoding small ribosomal subunit protein eS8 codes for the protein MGISRDNWHKRRKTGGKRKPVHKKRKYELGRPPANTKIGPRRIHTIRVRGGNKKYRALRLDVGNFSWGSECCTRKTRIIDVVYNASNNELVRTKTLVKNCVVLVDSTPFRQWYESHYAIPLGRKKGAKLTPEEEEILNKKRSKKVQKKFDVRRKTSKISTLLEEQFQQGKLLACIASRPGQCGRADGYVLEGKELEFYLRKIKAKKGK